Part of the Cottoperca gobio chromosome 1, fCotGob3.1, whole genome shotgun sequence genome, AACCAGTTAGGTTACAGATTTGGGCCACGTCTTTCCAGGGGCGGTGAAACTGCATTCGTGTGCGTAAGCATAatatgtactgtgtatataCTGCAAGCAGACAACTCCAGATTAGATCAGAACGTGTGGTTTCTGAATAAACATTGTGATGTGCGCCAACAAGATCTAATCCCCCatcgggttagggttagggtccaCAAGCAGGAAACTAATGCAGGTGTTAATAAAAGTAGTTCTGCCCATGTTATTTCTCACGTGCAGATTGTAAAGAAGCTCTGCAGTCATGCTGTGTGTAAAGGCCGTAATCCCCTTGAGTCTGTATCttcgtttttattttattgtatttttttgaaGTAATGTAATCGCTGTATGCCCGAACATATTCCACGGCAAGTTTACTCCTGACACTACTCCTGTGTGGAGATGTAATGATTGAAATAATTAGATGTAGTGTTTTGTCTTGGGATAGATTTAGTATCCTTTGCAAAGCTGAGCCTCAGACACACACGTGGCTGCTTTCAGTGTAAAATGCACTCATCTCAtctattaattattaatgatttGGTCATTTGAGGGATTGTTTGGAGTTCATTCAGCCAGAACAAAGAACATGAGGGAGAAgttgaagaaagaaaggaggaaagatGAACAGTAATGGCAACAGATCTTAAAATCACTCCCTTGTTCACACATTCACTATTATTGATATAATAGACCCTTTAGTTCACTCTGTAGTGAGCAGTGAACTGACATCTTGAACAttgttatataaaaacaaagagtTTTAAGAGGCTTGTTTTATATCCCTCTACTTCTTTACCTTCATGTCCGCTGACGCCCCCGAGAGCTTCACACTTTGTGGTGCAGGAAATGTTCTGCGCCGAGACGCGATGTGgaatattacattatttcacTCAGTGACCTTCTCACTTAGTGTGTAGGTAGCTTCATGAAGACATTGCTTCTTGCGCTGGGGGCTGAATAAATgttcctgtttgtgttgttaGTGTTTGAAACACTCTGCCCTTTCTGCTCTGAAGTCACCTGGTGCCACGTGGGATTTCTAAAAACCTCATGAAGTCCGTTTTAAGCTGCTCCTCCTGTTTGTAGGTCACATCGGGCTTCATCTTgccctttttacattttgttttttttaatacattttgtaatcTGTCATTTTGTATCTCATCGTACTCGGAGTATTTAGCTCGGTGTTCAGCGACCTTTATGTAAGCCTTTGTGCTGCActtttggattttctttctcCGTGGGATTCTTGGCTAAATAAAGGGTCCATGAAATAAAGtcacaataaaatgaaacacCTTACACTGACGGTTCTGTCTTCACCAAAGAGCCTCATTCATCCCTTCATCTGCCAATCAGCTTCTCATCAAACAATGGTCTTCCAGCCGGAGCGGCTGCAACAATGAGGGGAAGGGACCAGACTCTGTATTGTTTACTCTCCTCTCACACTCCCGGGGCATCCAGAAaacatccccctctctctctctctctctctctctctctctctctctctctctctctctctctctctctctctctcttctctgtctctctctctctctctctctctctctctctctctctctcctctctctctctctctctctctctctctcctctctctctctctctctctctctctctctctctctctctctctccctccctctctggctGCAGCGGCCCTGGCCAGAGTGTATTTGGTATTATTCCCGGCTTGAATGTAGGGTTCACTGAGGCTGCGTGGATCAAACGAGTGACAGCTAGAACGTATCTGGTATTATGCAATGCAGTGAACAGGTTCGCTGAGTGAGGgtttaatgtgtttctgtacACAAACATAATGAGCACGAGCTGGAGCAACATCCCAACACTGACGGTTTCTGAAGGTGGGACACTTTGAGGGAGCGTCTCCCTCCTCTGGTGGTCCGCAGATACTGCGTAAACAGCTCCAGATACATGGATCTGGAAATGTAGGGAGCTTTTTAAAACTTCATCAggttccttctttctttcttcatgtaTTTGATGCTCCGACCGTAGTACAGTTTCTTatatgtaacatttttaatatgcTTTTGAGTGTTGGATCAACAGTGACACCaaagtatttaaatgattacaCTTTTCTTCACGCAGATGCAAAAGTACATTGTTACAGTCTTTCCAACATTTAGAGTGAGAtaaagtacttagttactttttacCAAACAATGATTAGAGCTGCGGAAATGTAGATGAGACTGTTTGGATAGTGAATGTGAATATGGAGATATCTGCAGGTCCACTGAGACATCCAGGCGtcactgtgattggctgtggGTGGtaacagcaggtgtgtgtgtgtgtgtgtgtgtgtgtgtgtgtgtgtgtgtgtgtgtgtgtgtgtgtgtgtgtgtgtgtgtgtgtgtgtgtgtgtgtgtgtgtgtgtgtgtgtgtgtgtgtgtgtgtgtgatgacctCCCACCCCTGCCTCCACTCTCCCAGATGGGGTTGTCTTTGTTGTCTGACTGGCCTGTCATGTCTGAAGGCCCATAAGCTGATTCTGTTCCACCTCCAAGATTTGTCCCTAAGCCTCGTGGTTTACTGaacctctccccccccccaactcccCCCACTCCCTTCATAACTCCCTCCTCGTTCACACAACAAGGTCGCAGTCACCCCACTATTGTATAACACTCCTCTTATAGCTCACTCCCCAAAACACGCACGAGCCTCGACCCActtccaaaaatataaagtgCACCTTCATGTTTGGTGTCTGCATCTGAACTGAGTCTCCTTCTAGAGGACCGCTGTAGGGCTGAAATTATACTTAAATCTGTTGTTTGTTAAGGACTAACGCTTAAAATgatgattttctgcttttctctgttttaaaatCATTGTACATTGAATTGGTTTCCGGCTGTTGATTGGACTAAATCGGTTTTTAAACACACGACTTTGGGCTACGGGAAGTTATGATGGTCATTTATCACTGAAAGGTCAAGCGATAATGGAAATAATCTCTAGCTGAAGCCTTATACTGGTGACCTTTTGAACATTTAATCAGAGCTGCTGCCCCTCAAAGACGAGCGCTCCTACACAACCTGTAACACGCAGGTGCACAAATATCGACTGAATGCACTGAAGTGGAAGTAGTCATAAAAAGGTCAGAGTGTAGTTAGTATGACATACGCTTTTGATCAGCGCTAGTTAGTCTTGAAGTTTGATTCAGAGTGAATGAACCAGCTGTCTTtgctttatgtctttatttatttacctcaaCTCACCCATCATATAAATAACCTTCTAACAAGAGAGATATGAGGAAATagcacatacaacacacacatcattaatCTGCAGCACTCGCACAGTACAGTAGCACTGTGAAGAGAGAACTGTGATCATTTTAAACACAGTTTGAATGCCTGTAAATCACATGAGCAAAACTTCCAGTCGCTGTAGTTGAGATATCACTTGAAGGCAGCGTCACATGATCTCTGTGGTCAGATGTTTCCAGCTCTGCCTGCAGTGACGAGTCTCATCTCTCTTCCTTCGTTCCTCCAGAGCCTCAGCGGTGTACAGCGAGGAGCTCCTGGTCAGCTGTGGTTTCCTGCTCTGTCAACGACTAGTGGCGCGCATGGACCTCGTCTCCATCCACCTCTCCTCCAGCCCtcgtctcttctccttcctctcgcTGGCCTGGGGCTTCGTGGCGGATGTCGACATCGAGAGCGAGAAGTACCGTTACGCCGGAGCCGCCAGGTTCACTGTTGGCACGCTGGTGAGGCTGGCTTCTCTCCGCGTCTACAAGGGCAAGCTGGCTTACCTGCCCGCCCCCGAGGACTACAGCGAGGAGGAGGCGTTAGGTAATAACATGACACTGCATTGCAACAATCAGGCTCGACCGTCCAGAGACTCTCCCTGCCAGAACACCTTCCACAACTCCTGCAACTCCAACAACTCCCTCAAAGTGAGGCGAACAGAGAGCACGCCTTCTCGAAGCGCCCCCAAAGCCCCCGCCGGCCCGCCGGACTCCCTGCTGCTGCCCCTGGACCAGCCGCTTGCCCAGTGACTGGGTGGTGGTGCAGGAGGAAGATTTTGTCCTCATGCTGGCCATGTACCAGTCCAACCTGGCGGAGGACCTGCTGGCAGCACCAGACGCCACTCCGGACGACGGCGTCATCCATCTTTTCTACGTCAGAGCGGGGATATCACGCACCGCGCTGCTGAAGCTGTTCCTCGCTATGGAGAAGGGAGCACATCTGGCTACTAACTGTCAACATTTAGTGCACGCTAAGGTGCGGGCGCTCAGGCTGGAGCCATCTTCACCCAAAGGGGTAATAACAGTAGACGGAGAAGTGGTGGAGTACGGGCCGCTGCAGGCGGAGGTACACAGAGGGCTGGGCAGATTAATCACTGGATGAACAAACATCACCACCATCTTACATCTCTGCTGCTAAAGGcccaataaacacatttgagcatttttaaatcagaaatgtCGAGGTAGAGGAGCAAAGTAATGTAAGACTCGTTCACTGTTATCTTCAGCGTTAGCGTCATCGGCACATAAACCCGTGTTTCAGGGGGAAATATGCGATATTAGGACATAAGTATAAGTATGGAGACCCAAAGTGTTCAATATTAAAGGAATAGGTAAGAAATGAtgacatgaataataatattaataattgcaGACAAGATGCATTATATAACCATGACgttgtaaaataactttttaacatttttcaaattGTTCTTTCATCCCGCTtcttttcacaataagagcGTTTATGACGGGTGTTTCATATTTcaaactgtctttttttctatgtatgtttttatttcacacaaatgCAGAGTCACTTTCAGTCTGTTTGAGCGGACAGACATTACATATGATTGACACGTGAATAAGAGACgaagactatatatatatatgaacgctcctgaaataaaatatttttttatggtgtgcacaaaataaaaatagttccTTTTGAAAACTGTTCCCAGTGAACTCTGTTGATCATCCAGAGTAACTGGAATATTTTctccagaaaaagaaaactattttaatcaCAAACAAAAACCATCGACCGCCTTATTGGTATCCAGCAGAAATCTCACAGATGGACATTAAAACTGAAACTCTGCATGACGAGCGAGcacgagaggaagagagcatAATGTGTTGCTGAACTGACTCTTTAATCCATCAACACTGTTCTTTTGGTGCCGATTTATCCCGTTCATGTGAATAACTAGCTACATTATACTTTACTGGCAGTGAGTTAAGAAATCATTAACTGAAGTAGAAAGAGACGGGGAGGGAAAGTGCTAAATTACAGCTCCGAACTCATAAAGAATACCTCCTGGAACGTGCTGATTGATGCACCCCTCCATCACAAcacactcttcttctttctgctttcatccatccatccgctGCTTTGAATACTGCAGTCCAAGtgtccagcacacacacaaacacacgcacgcacacgcacacacacacacacacacacacacacaggttgttcTGTATGGGAGATTTATTAATGAACATCACCACGGTGTCCTTACCATTGAGCTTTAAGTCACGTAGAGGAGATGACTGGGGCTTCGGCCTGCACGAGCAGcaaagtcacatttttaaatgtgtttttaattgtgatCCAAATCTCTTCAGAGgtttgtttcattcatttgaCAAAAATCAGATGTGAATGCAAAGAAATCAGTTTTTCTCTGTCTGAGTCAAAGTGAAATGAACTCAGAGGCCTTAAACAAGCAGGGGggttaaaaacaacacattggtGAGTGTAGGGAGAACAtgcagaggggaggggggggaggggggagataTCGACTCGTTAAATGCTGCATGAGGTAGGCGGCGTTGTGTTCCTGACAGGGCTCCCTTATTCTTCCTCCTCACCACAAGAAATCATTTGGGAGCATTAGCAAACTGTCCTGAcgctgagaggaagagaggaggacgtGTGTTTCACCTCAAGgcgaaaacacacacacacacacacacactttagagtTAGGAAATACAGGGGAGGAGGGAGCTGACAACATAAACCATTTTACTGACCGCTGCTGGATATTTTAAACATGAataagatgttttgttttcatcagcATGCCATGTCCATGTTTGACACTGTAAGGAATTGACTTGTAAAAgaccaaaatgtatttattctaaaAAGATATTATTCTATAcatgttttgttagtttggtgCCAACGCCGTTTTGAAGCCTTCATGAGACATCAAGGTTGATTTTCTGTTTGAATTATGTTTACTTGTGAAGGACTCCGCTGACCACATGAGATTAGTACTTGaattgcttttgttttagtgAACAATTGTAACATCACAACCTGAGGTCAGCTTATTGACTGGACGTACTGAACATCCAGTGCTTCAGAACCTCTTTGGCTCCTGAGCCCTTTAAATATAGCAAGTTTGTCTACGTGGAAGTTCAACACtttcaaagagagaaaaatgtcaacatttttggGGGCCTTAAGATGTCAAATGTATCCACGAATTAATGAGAAAAACATGGATTGAAAAGTCAAAAAACAAACTTGTGCagaagaaatatttatttcctgtttactCGTGACCCCTCAGATTTGTCTTGCTTGGGAACCACAGatcgaatacacacacacacaaataattaatgtttgttttacaccAGAGtgctactgacacacacacttccatacattttattttctatgcaGTCAGGTTCCCTGAGTGATGCAGTGGtcctctgtgtgctgtgctgccccctgctggtttGAACACGGTGATGCGTTCAATGTTTTCTCaacaccatttaaaaaaaccttttatgCTCGGAAGAACGGACACACTGGACAAACTGTAGAGAGAAGCTGTCAGAATAATAAGTGTAATTGTGGCACATTTGACTTTAGAAACTGTTAATACTGTTGCCATGGTGCCACCTCTTCAACCATTACTCCTGATGTTGAAATCTTCAGCTTTTCGTTAAGGAGAAGAAATGGGAGCGACGGCCTTCAGCCTGGATCCAATTTCTCTCTGTAGGTCAGCATGATTGAAATCTAAATGAGATTAATCAGACTGACAAAGTTCCAGAGGATAAAGGACGTGATGTTCGTTCTGTaaaagaaagatttaaaaaaatgtgtccGACTGATTTGCTGTTTACGTGTTTAACCTGCTGCTTCTcaactgtttgtgtttaaatgtttatggTGAAGGGAAATAGTTGTTATGTTTTCTGGCACACTGAAGATTGAAATGATTCTTTCAGAGATCTATTTTTCCATTAGACAAATGTCTGTATTTTTTTCTATTATCGAATCAAACATTCTGCTGGAGTGTTTTTgattggaaaaataaaagaagtgaTGACAACCCGTCCGATTTGGTTTTTGATGCTCCGGTGAATCATTCATCTGCTGATTGCAGTTGGCCGAAGTTATTGTCCAGAGCTTATGATCATTTA contains:
- the LOC115010639 gene encoding LOW QUALITY PROTEIN: sphingosine kinase 1-like (The sequence of the model RefSeq protein was modified relative to this genomic sequence to represent the inferred CDS: deleted 1 base in 1 codon), whose amino-acid sequence is MDQRRAEQDHNTGTNTVSLYGEFTVTGNRKVRCAVSLTERDLIVQRLTSAPVGRNKVVLSLKDCVGCRAYREDDNADPAAYLAAYFYPLKRRWLSSGVSRQRAEQCFRIAALQDPRANLEEAEKWARAVRERSARQQYLRDGALMSELSRPSRMMLLVNPQSGKGQALTLYNNHIQRMLNEAGVTHTLVITERQNHARELVKEADLSQWDALVIMSGDGLLFEVINGLLERPDWEEAVRTPLGILPSGSGNALAASIHHYSGASAVYSEELLVSCGFLLCQRLVARMDLVSIHLSSSPRLFSFLSLAWGFVADVDIESEKYRYAGAARFTVGTLVRLASLRVYKGKLAYLPAPEDYSEEEALGNNMTLHCNNQARPSRDSPCQNTFHNSCNSNNSLKVRRTESTPSRSAPKAPAGPPDSLLLPLDQPLPSDWVVVQEEDFVLMLAMYQSNLAEDLLAAPDATPDDGVIHLFYVRAGISRTALLKLFLAMEKGAHLATNCQHLVHAKVRALRLEPSSPKGVITVDGEVVEYGPLQAEVHRGLGRLITG